A window of Candidatus Polarisedimenticolaceae bacterium genomic DNA:
GTCCGGGGGAGCGTGAGGGCGCGCTACCGGCACTGGCTGCGCCACAAGTTCGGAACCTGGCACGCGCAGTTCGGCGCCGCGGGCTGCGTGGGCTGCGGGCGTTGCATCGTCTGGTGTCCCGCCGGGATCGACGTCCGCGAAGAGGTTCGAGCCCTGCTGGCCGCGTCGTACGCGGCCGTGGAGGAAGACGATGATCCAAACGCTTGAGCCGATCCTCGCCGAGATCCCGCTGTTCCGCGGGATGGAGCAGGAGTACGTCGCGCTCCTGGCGGGGTGCGCCGCCAACGTCCGACTCGAGCCCGGGCAGTTCCTGTTCCGCATCGGGGATGAGGCCGACGGCTTCTGGCTCGTGCGCCAGGGACAGGTCTCCGTCGAGATCCACGCCCCCGGGCGGGGCGCGCTCACGATCCACACGGCGCGCGAGGGGGACGTGATCGGCTGGTCGTGGCTCGTACCCCCGTACCAGCGCCACTTCGACGCCCGGGCGATCGTCGCGACGCGCGCCCTGCGGATGGACGCGAAGTGCCTGCGGGACAAGTTCGCGAGCGACCCGAGGCTCGGTTACGAGCTCATGAGCCGCTTCGGGCGCGTCGTCACCCAGCGCCTGGACAGCATGGCGCTCCAACTGCTGGACGTTTATGGCCACCGCGCCAACCCGACTTCCTGACGCCGCGGTCGCCCCGCCCGTCCCCTCCGCGGTCGACGCGATGCGCCCGGTGGTCT
This region includes:
- a CDS encoding cyclic nucleotide-binding domain-containing protein: MIQTLEPILAEIPLFRGMEQEYVALLAGCAANVRLEPGQFLFRIGDEADGFWLVRQGQVSVEIHAPGRGALTIHTAREGDVIGWSWLVPPYQRHFDARAIVATRALRMDAKCLRDKFASDPRLGYELMSRFGRVVTQRLDSMALQLLDVYGHRANPTS